A single genomic interval of Streptococcus suis harbors:
- a CDS encoding deoxycytidylate deaminase, whose protein sequence is MSTNRLAWDEYFVAQALLIANRATCKRAKVGAVLVKDNKVIATGYNGSVSGTEHCLDQECLMIDGHCARTLHAEVNAILQGAERGIPKGFTAYVTHFPCLNCSKQLLQVGCKRVVYINEYRMDDYAQYLYKEKGCELVHLPLEVVKQAIADAEFI, encoded by the coding sequence ATGTCAACAAATCGTTTAGCTTGGGATGAGTATTTTGTGGCTCAGGCGCTTTTAATTGCCAATCGGGCGACCTGTAAGAGAGCAAAGGTCGGTGCGGTTTTGGTTAAGGACAATAAGGTTATCGCAACAGGCTACAACGGTTCTGTTTCAGGAACCGAACATTGTTTGGATCAGGAATGTCTTATGATTGATGGTCATTGCGCTAGAACCTTGCATGCGGAAGTCAATGCCATTTTACAAGGAGCGGAGCGGGGAATTCCAAAAGGTTTTACTGCCTATGTGACCCATTTCCCATGCCTTAACTGCTCCAAACAATTGTTACAGGTTGGTTGTAAGCGGGTTGTCTATATCAATGAATACCGAATGGACGACTATGCCCAGTATCTTTATAAGGAAAAAGGATGCGAGTTGGTTCATTTGCCTCTAGAGGTGGTTAAACAGGCAATTGCAGATGCCGAATTTATCTAA